A window of Streptomyces sp. NBC_01224 genomic DNA:
GCGCCGCGGCCCTGATCGGCCCGGACGAGATCAAGGCGAAGAACCCGGCCGGCAACGCGGCCGCCCCGCAGCTCGCCGAATACCTCGGCGGGGTCGGCTCCACCGGCGGCGCCGTGCTGCTGGCCGTGATCTCGGCCGTCGCCTTCGCCACCATCCTCGCCGTCGTCGCGGGGCTCACCCTCGCCTCCTCCTCCTCCTTCGCACACGACATCTACGCCAACGTCATCCGCAGGGGGAAGGCCACCGAGAAGGAGGAGATGCGGGCCGCCCGCTGGGCCACCGTCCTCATCGGTGCGGTCGCGATCGCCCTGGGCGCCTTCGCCCGCGACATGAACGTCGCCGGGCTGGTGGCACTCGCCTTCGCCGTCGCCGCCTCCGCCAATCTGCCGACGATCCTCTACAGCCTCTTCTGGAAGCGGTTCACCACCCAGGGCGCGCTGTGGTCGATCTACGGAGGTCTGGCGAGCTCGGTGTTCCTGGTGCTGTTCTCGCCGGTCGTCTCGGGCAATCCGAAGACGTCGATGTTCAAGGGCGTCGACTTCGCCTGGTTCCCGCTGGAGAACCCGGGCCTGATCTCCATCCCGCTGGGCTTCCTGCTCGGCTGGATCGGCTCCCTCCTCTCGAAGGAGGAGCCGGACAAGGGCAAGTACGCCGAGCTGGAGGTCAAGTCCCTCACGGGCGTCGGGGCGCACTGAAAGAGGAAAAGTTCTCCGAGGAGTTCGCTCCACGCGTCACTCCCGTTCCGTGGCCGCGTCGTAGAGTCCTACGACGCGGCCACGCCGCTCCTCGTGGCAAACGGGCCCCCTCCGATGTCGCAGGTCTCGCGTAGTCTCGGAGGAGTCAGCCGGAAGCCGGATCCGCAGCCGGGAAGTTACTGGGGGAGGGGGCCCACATGCTCATCGACACCTACGATCGGGTCGCCACCGACCTGCGTGTCTCGCTGACCGACCGGTGCAATCTGCGGTGCACGTACTGCATGCCGGAAGAGGGCCTGCAGTGGCTGGCCAAGCCCGACCTGCTCAGTGACGACGAGATCGTCCGGCTGGTCCGCATCGCCGTCACCCGGCTCGGCATCACCGAGGTCCGCTTCACCGGCGGTGAGCCGCTGCTGCGTCCCGGGCTCGTCTCCATCGTCGAGCGATGCGCGGCCCTGAGCCCGCGCCCCAAGATGTCGATCACCACCAATGGCATCGGGCTGAAGCGCACAGCGGCCGCGCTCAAGGCCGCCGGTCTGGACCGGGTCAATGTCTCGCTGGACACCCTGCGCCCCGACGTCTTCAAGACGCTCACCCGCCGTGACCGCCACCCCGACGTGCTGGCCGGCCTGGAAGCCGCGCGCGACGCCGGTCTCACCCCGGTCAAGGTCAACAGCGTCCTGATGCCAGGACTCAACGACGACGAGGCCCCCGACCTGCTCGCCTGGGCCGTCGAGCACGACTACGAGCTCCGTTTCATCGAGCAGATGCCGCTCGACGCGCAGCACGGCTGGAAGCGCGACGGCATGATCACGGCAGGCGACATACTCCAGTCGCTACGCACCCGCTTCACCCTCACCGAGGAGGGCGACGGCGAGCGCGGCTCCGCCCCCGCCGAGCGCTGGCTCGTCGACGGCGGACCCCACCGTGTCGGTGTCATCGCCTCCGTCACCCGCCCCTTCTGCCGGGCCTGTGACCGGACCAGGCTCACCGCCGACGGCCAGGTGCGCACCTGTCTGTTCGCCCGCGAGGAGACCGATCTGCGCGGCGTCCTGCGCTCGGACGCGCCGGACGAGGAGATCGCCAGGATCTGGACGCTCGCGATGTGGGGAAAGAAGGCCGGATCCGGACTGGACGACCCGTCCTTCCTGCAGCCCGAGCGGCCGATGTCGGCGATCGGCGGCTGAGAGCCTGTCGGGTGACCCCGACCGGGCGGCCACGCCCTGGCACGCACGCTTCCCGCGTTGTCGTCAGTCACCAACTCCCCCATAGCTGAAGGCATGGGGGGACCCCCTTCG
This region includes:
- the moaA gene encoding GTP 3',8-cyclase MoaA, yielding MLIDTYDRVATDLRVSLTDRCNLRCTYCMPEEGLQWLAKPDLLSDDEIVRLVRIAVTRLGITEVRFTGGEPLLRPGLVSIVERCAALSPRPKMSITTNGIGLKRTAAALKAAGLDRVNVSLDTLRPDVFKTLTRRDRHPDVLAGLEAARDAGLTPVKVNSVLMPGLNDDEAPDLLAWAVEHDYELRFIEQMPLDAQHGWKRDGMITAGDILQSLRTRFTLTEEGDGERGSAPAERWLVDGGPHRVGVIASVTRPFCRACDRTRLTADGQVRTCLFAREETDLRGVLRSDAPDEEIARIWTLAMWGKKAGSGLDDPSFLQPERPMSAIGG